A genomic segment from Aegilops tauschii subsp. strangulata cultivar AL8/78 chromosome 1, Aet v6.0, whole genome shotgun sequence encodes:
- the LOC123493444 gene encoding uncharacterized protein isoform X1 — protein MDLSTSARMIPGNSHASAAPTYIPRSNIFACSSEGSTFVPGIVPRHVSKVDAGSNLSEAAAAAIKPEQLLKGHLAVDHDKDVHRSVFQSKPITSKTPQRKFIRETSSDGDINCFGPLCTESVQSNKVDNWYDVCGFKETKSAVGRNPQFVNVNRTVVFGSSQLVESSESSIMQNRGTGHLFASYERSEYAPTSDGLRQSSFAGERSASANDDDLIADLMQNHQEFIHGVKSRLTKLELVYRCWQNNDIKGSVSAMRRMSDHAVTADIINVLIMEKSTKYITLDICTSVLPLASNLLESGYDRLERCSSCFQELDKINASLISLTRREGKVGRSARELSLLLHDIFKTPSSV, from the exons ATGGATCTCTCTACAAGTGCCAGAATGATCCCTGGTAACTCACATGCTTCTGCTGCTCCCACATATATACCTAGGTCCAATATATTTGCATGTAGTAGTGAAGGATCCACTTTCGTGCCTGGTATTGTCCCAAGGCATGTTTCTAAAGTGGATGCTGGTTCCAATCTCAGTgaagccgccgctgctgccaTAAAGCCTGAACAATTACTAAAAGGTCATCTGGCTGTGGATCATGACAAAGATGTTCATCGTTCCGTATTTCAGTCAAAGCCAATTACTTCAAAAACTCCACAAAGGAAATTTATAAGAGAAACATCAAGTGATGGGGACATTAACTGTTTTGGGCCATTGTGCACTGAAAGTGTTCAGTCTAACAAAGTTGATAACTGGTATGATGTTTGTGGTTTCAAAGAAACAAAATCAGCAGTTGGAAGGAATCCACAATTTGTGAATGTTAACAGAACAGTAGTGTTTGGATCGAGCCAACTGGTGGAATCAAGTGAGAGCAGCATAATGCAAAATC GAGGAACGGGACATTTATTTGCGAGTTACGAGAGAAGCGAGtacgcaccaacatcagatggcTTG AGACAATCTTCATTTGCTGGAGAACGCAGTGCATCGGCTAATGATGACGATCTTATAGCTGACCTAATGCAAAACCATCAAGAATTCATTCATGGCGTGAAGTCGCGGCTGACAAAACTAGAG CTTGTGTACCGCTGTTGGCAAAATAATGATATCAAGGGCTCTGTCAGTGCTATGCGAAGAATGTCGGATCATGCT GTTACTGCTGATATAATTAATGTTCTTATTATGGAAAAGAGTACCAAGTATATTACACTAGACATTTGCACTTCTGTTTTACCTCTCGCCTCCAATCTTCTTGAAAGCGGATATGACAG GTTGGAACGCTGCAGTTCATGCTTTCAAGAGCTGGATAAGATAAATGCAAGTCTCATCTCCTTGACAAG GCGAGAAGGCAAGGTTGGGAGATCAGCACGGGAGCTGAGCCTCCTCCTTCATGATATCTTCAAGACGCCAAGCAGTGTATAA
- the LOC123493444 gene encoding katanin p80 WD40 repeat-containing subunit B1 homolog KTN80.3 isoform X2: MQNRGTGHLFASYERSEYAPTSDGLRQSSFAGERSASANDDDLIADLMQNHQEFIHGVKSRLTKLELVYRCWQNNDIKGSVSAMRRMSDHAVTADIINVLIMEKSTKYITLDICTSVLPLASNLLESGYDRLERCSSCFQELDKINASLISLTRREGKVGRSARELSLLLHDIFKTPSSV; encoded by the exons ATGCAAAATC GAGGAACGGGACATTTATTTGCGAGTTACGAGAGAAGCGAGtacgcaccaacatcagatggcTTG AGACAATCTTCATTTGCTGGAGAACGCAGTGCATCGGCTAATGATGACGATCTTATAGCTGACCTAATGCAAAACCATCAAGAATTCATTCATGGCGTGAAGTCGCGGCTGACAAAACTAGAG CTTGTGTACCGCTGTTGGCAAAATAATGATATCAAGGGCTCTGTCAGTGCTATGCGAAGAATGTCGGATCATGCT GTTACTGCTGATATAATTAATGTTCTTATTATGGAAAAGAGTACCAAGTATATTACACTAGACATTTGCACTTCTGTTTTACCTCTCGCCTCCAATCTTCTTGAAAGCGGATATGACAG GTTGGAACGCTGCAGTTCATGCTTTCAAGAGCTGGATAAGATAAATGCAAGTCTCATCTCCTTGACAAG GCGAGAAGGCAAGGTTGGGAGATCAGCACGGGAGCTGAGCCTCCTCCTTCATGATATCTTCAAGACGCCAAGCAGTGTATAA
- the LOC109770049 gene encoding uncharacterized protein isoform X1: protein MPPHVEQLGGDWDGSIVHNDHIDFLRDTRRLPSKDKVEVRLAPEKEVRPAPQEGERVVFRSHFLRGFGLPVSAFFRTWLDFYQLQPHHLTPNAVVLLSAFVTLCEGYLGVLPTLELWGEFFQSKLGTRSKGLPAHTGAFIASRRSGADNPFPVITLIQSVKKWQKSYFYVRNIASRGDYVNLPAYVAGPPAGRLPQWSFRAVTLSQGGNAAIARLRVMVQSEGLTGPDLLAAFVTRRVLPLQSRPHLISQMSGQLDPSRMCTKEMPQADAADMVNYLANCQLPDDWQFGKEPYSRANPPPTVHSLSLFLFLSLSFVAEFLRADSNSVGSLFLTVLCFDRPAGRTRSAVSSATGPSTTRRTPTWGQSIWRTPPSRLAVKQAAPGSPLPLRTGRTRTKPKPSRIASRRPDAARTPPARSLLGVEARNVAPPRACSGAGRRSPGVGRRPPGGKRRPRRRLASAEW from the coding sequence atgcctccccacgttgagcagcttggcggggattgggatggctccatcgtccacaacgaccacatcgacttcctccgcgacacccggcgtctgcccagcaaggacaaagtggaggtccgcctcgcgccggagaaggaggtcaggccggcgccgcaggagggcgagcgggtggtcttccgctcgcacttcctgcgcggcttcggtcTGCCAGTGAGCGCTTTCTTCCGCacctggctggacttctatcagctccagccgcaccacctcacccccaatgcggtggtgctgctgtcggccttcgtcaccctgtgcgagggctatctcggcgtcctccccaccctcgagctctggggggagttcttccagtcgaagctgggtacgcgcagcaagggcttgccggcccacactggcgccttcatcgcgtcgcggagatcgggcgccgacaaccctttccccgtcatcacgctgatccaatcggtgaagaagtggcagaagtcatacttctatgtgcggaacatcgcttctcggggcgactacgtcaacctgccggcttacgtagccggcccaccggcggggaggctgccccagtggtccttccgggcggtgacgctgtcgcagggaggaaacgccgccatcgcccgcctgcgggtgatggtccagtcggagggcctgacggggcccgaccttctggccgcgttcgtcacgcgccgggtcctcccgctccagagccggcctcatctgatcagtcagatgagcggccagctcgatccgagccggatgtgcaccaaggagatgccgcaggccgacgccgccgacatggtgaactacctcgccaactgccagcttcccgacgactggcaattcggcaaggagccatacagccgcgctaatcctccgcctacggtacactccctttctctttttctctttctctctctcagctttgtcgccgagttccttcgGGCCGACTCTAATTCCGTCGGCTCGCTCTTTTTGACAGTCCTCTGCTTTGACCGGCCGGCGGGGCGGACGCGGAGCGCCGTTTCGTCCgcgaccggaccgagcacgaccaggaggaccccgacctgggggcagtccatatggaggacgccaccgagccggctggcggtgaagcaggcggcgccgggctctccgctacctttgaggactggccggacgaggacgaagccgaagccgtcccgcatcgccagccggcgtccggacgcggcgcggactcctccggcgcgcagcctgctcggggtagaggccagaaacgtcgcgccacctaGGGCATGTTCGggagccggacgaagaagcccaggggtggggcggcggccaccaggcgggaagaggcggccgcgaaggcggctcgcttccgcagagtggtga
- the LOC109770049 gene encoding uncharacterized protein isoform X2 produces the protein MPPHVEQLGGDWDGSIVHNDHIDFLRDTRRLPSKDKVEVRLAPEKEVRPAPQEGERVVFRSHFLRGFGLPVSAFFRTWLDFYQLQPHHLTPNAVVLLSAFVTLCEGYLGVLPTLELWGEFFQSKLGTRSKGLPAHTGAFIASRRSGADNPFPVITLIQSVKKWQKSYFYVRNIASRGDYVNLPAYVAGPPAGRLPQWSFRAVTLSQGGNAAIARLRVMVQSEGLTGPDLLAAFVTRRVLPLQSRPHLISQMSGQLDPSRMCTKEMPQADAADMVNYLANCQLPDDWQFGKEPYSRANPPPTSSALTGRRGGRGAPFRPRPDRARPGGPRPGGSPYGGRHRAGWR, from the exons atgcctccccacgttgagcagcttggcggggattgggatggctccatcgtccacaacgaccacatcgacttcctccgcgacacccggcgtctgcccagcaaggacaaagtggaggtccgcctcgcgccggagaaggaggtcaggccggcgccgcaggagggcgagcgggtggtcttccgctcgcacttcctgcgcggcttcggtcTGCCAGTGAGCGCTTTCTTCCGCacctggctggacttctatcagctccagccgcaccacctcacccccaatgcggtggtgctgctgtcggccttcgtcaccctgtgcgagggctatctcggcgtcctccccaccctcgagctctggggggagttcttccagtcgaagctgggtacgcgcagcaagggcttgccggcccacactggcgccttcatcgcgtcgcggagatcgggcgccgacaaccctttccccgtcatcacgctgatccaatcggtgaagaagtggcagaagtcatacttctatgtgcggaacatcgcttctcggggcgactacgtcaacctgccggcttacgtagccggcccaccggcggggaggctgccccagtggtccttccgggcggtgacgctgtcgcagggaggaaacgccgccatcgcccgcctgcgggtgatggtccagtcggagggcctgacggggcccgaccttctggccgcgttcgtcacgcgccgggtcctcccgctccagagccggcctcatctgatcagtcagatgagcggccagctcgatccgagccggatgtgcaccaaggagatgccgcaggccgacgccgccgacatggtgaactacctcgccaactgccagcttcccgacgactggcaattcggcaaggagccatacagccgcgctaatcctccgcctacg TCCTCTGCTTTGACCGGCCGGCGGGGCGGACGCGGAGCGCCGTTTCGTCCgcgaccggaccgagcacgaccaggaggaccccgacctgggggcagtccatatggaggacgccaccgagccggctggcggtga
- the LOC109770049 gene encoding uncharacterized protein isoform X3, translating to MTWLHEGPINCLDFHPHEFLLATGSADKTVKFWDLETFELIGSSGPENCREYYMPASVVRSMTFNSDVKALFCGLHESLKVLSWEPIICHDAVDVGWSTLADLNVQEGKLLGCSYNQSCVGIWVVDLMKFDPYTVGSAEAFWNGTGNGPLQADNSISSMLGSLSISRRPEANETSSTLLKRPMSASKEASVPASSAVRKRLSKAPGINNLRLTRAESAPLLSPRVRLKPNSTDHQKRHIANVGWLVRHMPKDGLSLWEPIKRRRCLEAG from the exons ATGACTTGGCTTCATGAAGGCCCAATTAACTGTTTAGATTTTCACCCCCACGAGTTCTTACTGGCCACAG GTTCAGCTGATAAAACTGTTAAATTTTGGGACCTTGAGACTTTTGAGTTGATTGGATCTTCTGGACCGGAG AATTGTCGGGAATACTATATGCCG GCTAGTGTAGTTCGTTCTATGACATTCAACAGTGATGTCAAAGCACTTTTTTGTGGATTACATGAAAGCTTGAAG GTTCTTTCATGGGAACCTATCATATGTCATGATGCAGTTGATGTTGGCTGGTCAACATTAGCAGATCTAAATGTACAAGAGGGAAAACTTCTTGGTTGCTCATATAACCAAAGTTGTGTGGGAATATGGGTTGTGGACTTGATG AAATTTGATCCATACACTGTCGGTAGTGCGGAAGCATTTTGGAATGGAACTGGTAATGGGCCATTACAAGCTGATAATAGCATATCATCAATGCTGGGAAGTTTATCGATTTCCAGAAGACCAG AAGCCAATGAAACATCCAGTACATTGCTTAAGCGCCCGATGTCTGCGTCGAAAGAAGCTTCTGTACCAGCTTCTTCTGCAGTGAGGAAGAGATTATCAAAAGCACCTGGAATAAATAATCTTCGGCTGACAAGAGCTGAATCTGCACCTCTTCTTTCTCCTCGGGTTAGATTGAAGCCAAATTCTACTGACCACCAGAAGAGACACATAGctaatgtcgggtggttggtgcgacatatgccaaaggatggcttatcattgtgggagccaataaaacgtcgccggtgcctggaagcgggataa
- the LOC109770049 gene encoding katanin p80 WD40 repeat-containing subunit B1 homolog KTN80.3-like isoform X4 codes for MQNCREYYMPASVVRSMTFNSDVKALFCGLHESLKVLSWEPIICHDAVDVGWSTLADLNVQEGKLLGCSYNQSCVGIWVVDLMKFDPYTVGSAEAFWNGTGNGPLQADNSISSMLGSLSISRRPEANETSSTLLKRPMSASKEASVPASSAVRKRLSKAPGINNLRLTRAESAPLLSPRVRLKPNSTDHQKRHIANVGWLVRHMPKDGLSLWEPIKRRRCLEAG; via the exons ATGCAGAATTGTCGGGAATACTATATGCCG GCTAGTGTAGTTCGTTCTATGACATTCAACAGTGATGTCAAAGCACTTTTTTGTGGATTACATGAAAGCTTGAAG GTTCTTTCATGGGAACCTATCATATGTCATGATGCAGTTGATGTTGGCTGGTCAACATTAGCAGATCTAAATGTACAAGAGGGAAAACTTCTTGGTTGCTCATATAACCAAAGTTGTGTGGGAATATGGGTTGTGGACTTGATG AAATTTGATCCATACACTGTCGGTAGTGCGGAAGCATTTTGGAATGGAACTGGTAATGGGCCATTACAAGCTGATAATAGCATATCATCAATGCTGGGAAGTTTATCGATTTCCAGAAGACCAG AAGCCAATGAAACATCCAGTACATTGCTTAAGCGCCCGATGTCTGCGTCGAAAGAAGCTTCTGTACCAGCTTCTTCTGCAGTGAGGAAGAGATTATCAAAAGCACCTGGAATAAATAATCTTCGGCTGACAAGAGCTGAATCTGCACCTCTTCTTTCTCCTCGGGTTAGATTGAAGCCAAATTCTACTGACCACCAGAAGAGACACATAGctaatgtcgggtggttggtgcgacatatgccaaaggatggcttatcattgtgggagccaataaaacgtcgccggtgcctggaagcgggataa